The Archocentrus centrarchus isolate MPI-CPG fArcCen1 chromosome 5, fArcCen1, whole genome shotgun sequence genome contains the following window.
GTCTGAAACCTTAGCTTTTGATTCAAAAGGATGATctatgctgacctcattatttggaGCTTGAGCCATGTGCAATATCAGAATCCACAAGTATATTTATGACACAATAAGGAAATTCAGCCAATTTGTGGCAAATAATTTAAACAGTTTCatcaataatgaaaataagGTAGTTGTAGGCCTGATAAATTTACTTGACAGTTAATCAAAGTAGTACTGTTTTCCTACCTCCATAGAATAATCCAGTGGCAGTACACATCCTCCACTGGCCCTGGTACATGCCAGGAGTTGTGGGACTTCGCATTTGCACACTCACATCTGATATTTCCTGGGGATCTAGAGATTTCACCATAACTGTGTTTACATGCCCAAACTGATCCCCTCCAATGTACTTCAGACAAACCCCCGGTGGCCACGACTCTGCACCTACAATACAAAAAGAAGAATTTGTTCAAAACAGATCTAGATCTGTCTATCTAGAtcgatagatagacagatagatagacagacagatagatatacatacatacatatacatatacatatacatacacacacacacacacacacacacacacacacacacacacacacacacacacacgtacatatACCTGTGTTTTGTATCCGCCAGGTCTTAGTGAACAGTGTATCTGGAGGGACAGACTCTCCTTCCCCAATTGTCACATCTTCAACAAAGGACATGGATGGCGTGTTGACACTGGGACTTTCAAAGTCATAATATGCACCAATAGCAGCCTGCAGGTTCCTGTTCCAATGCAAAAGAAGGAGCATAGTGTTATTACACATCAACAATACCCATCATTTTGgccattcattttgaaatgatAGCACTTATAAAGCCTGCTCTACCTTTACAATTAGCAATATTTATAGCAAGTATTTGTCAGGTCAAGGAGCTCAAACTACAGCTTCTCCTCACAAGATATTTGACTATTTCATCATGTAGTGCAGTGTTTTCTTGGGCAAGCCACCCAGGTATATTTTgcaatttattttactttgtcaTCTGTCTGAGACAACATGATTTATTTAGTACTGAACAATTCCCTTCCTCTTATTTTGAGAGTTCTAACCAGCTAGCTCTGGTTCTTCCTATTTAGTGTTCCCCCTGTAAACAAGCTGGACAGGTTGCTGTTGAGGATCTCGATGtcattcagctgtttgaagTCTTGTCTGTGGTCACACAGGCTCCGTGGACTGTCACTAACGACAGTAGTCACTGTTCTGGTCTGGAGATCCGCTCTCCACTCTACCCATAACCTACAGCAGGATTGAGAGCTGGTTTTCCCATGGTGGGTTCACCAAGGCTGCATACCAAAGCAAGGACTATTATcatcagctgcagtccaagGCGGAGTTGGAGACCATCCACAGGATGAGGAATTTACTGAAGAAGCAGGTGATTGTTGCACCATTATTTATTGCCACaatataagtttttttttttttttttttaaaatatatttatttacaaaaaaattgaACACGGGTACATTTTTtccagtgtctttttttttttttaaacagcatgcagagaaaacatcttACCCGGCAACATGGAACTAATGCTGTAGAATTCTGAAGTATTTTATTGACAGACTGTTGTACTTACATGTACAGAACTGAACACTGAACAGACTAAACCATTGATGAACATTACCAAAAAATAATCTTGAACACTGCTGACAATAAGTtacatttttaagcatttttttaaacaaaagcataataaaaataataattaaaaaaaaaaaaaaaacaagaatttccAGAAGGAATGAGAGCAGAGTTTCTTTTGCAGCAAATGACAGATATTTAAAGGACTATTCCAAGAGTTTTCACACAAAGTCAACGGACTCAGGGAAAGATTTTTATTCAATAATGAATAAGTTTGGGACAGAAAGTTGTGTCTCATTCTATTTTCTCTTTGCTCATCTAATTGTTGAATAAAGTGTTTGCTGAATTGTCAGttttgaaaagacaaaaacatatcAGACAACCTGAGACATTAAGAGAAGGGGACATCTCACTCAAAGAATCAAGATCTGTAGGTCAGCTAGGACAGGGGTAGAAGTAGAACTTCCTGGGgtcaaaaagctttttaaaaagttctCAGATTTTCAGAATTTCATGGTGTTTCTATACATGCTTATAACGTTATATATAGTATTTATATAGCGATAACCTTGAGACAAAGATCCTCTGAAGTAAGAAATTACATTACACATTTGTTCTTATATACAGAGCAGTGGGCTGTGCAAATATTTGAGATTTACTACTACAAATACAATTTCTGTCAATTATGAAACCAAGATCATCACAATACAACAATTACTGTGCTACATTTCTGTTCAGAATtgtgttcttctttttcttttgttataaATCCAGCGCAGTTCTTTTCTTTAGTGATGTGCATTTGCCCCTCTCTAAATCCCTAAACTCACTCATAAACAGGCCGAGGCAGGTTTAATTCAGCTCAGGCCCTATTTAGTAAggtaacacagactcactgcCTTAACTTTATGCAGAATTCACCGATCCACAGGCTTATCTATTTAATTCAAATAACTGTTGATTACTTCACTGTGCATCAGCACTAGCATAGCAGTTGCTCTCTCTTGTGTGTGTAGCAGTAAAAGTAGGTGCACTCAGTGAGAGGAGGAAACAAGAAACTAGTGTGAATGCAAATGAAGCCGCATGCAGTAAAAGCTCTCACCCCAAGCTGGAAAGACACTAGGGCAAATGAATTAGGTGAATAATGTAATTGCATTTTCTATTTCTCTAtgtatttgttacattttattttacaaagttaTGAGCCTAAAACAATTACTCTCTAGTCTGTTCTGCTAGAACAACACATTATTTTAACACTTATTAGTAGAAGCAGATACTCAAAGCTGAGATATTGGTATGATATCTGAATTGGAAAAAGTTGGATTGGTGCATCATTAATGTGGACCAATCATGGTTACAGTTGTGGTCACCCACCAAAGGCCCATTTGGAGCTAAATCCCTGctattgaccaaaataacaataaatgagCCCCACCATGAGGTTTATCTGACAGCAAAACTGCTATTTATGAGTGAAACACTGCTGTTTTTAATAGTGTTTACATTGTTCAgataaaaagcaacaaaaagttAGGTTACACATGGGCAAAATACAACCCAAAACACATCTCAATCAAGCCTTCTGCcaaaaaaagtaaagcaaaaaaGGCAGCATTATGTTAATGGATCATGAAGTGTAAAATAAGTAGGCCCCACAATTTACCCAACTTTATTCAACAGTCTATCCTCCACTTGTGTGCAAACTTGTGTGTTTCAGTAGAACTTTAGTCTAatagtaaatacataaaatagtaatttttttttaaattaaacttgaCAAGCATTTATGTCAGCAGCAGACTAACAGTTTTTAGTGttatggctaccaaaagcataaTGCAGCAGCATGTGCATCATATTTTAATTCAGCTGCCCAAAGTGTGGCACTTTAGGTGACCAGATCCCAACAACTAAATCTGGGACAAACACTGTTTGCATGGAACAGAATGAGACATGTAAACAAGACTGAGAGGTAGTCTGAATTTTTCATatctaacttaaaaaaaaaataatatatcgTACATTACCAGATTGTCATTTAGTATATATAAGTCAAATATCTTTCTAACTCTCTTGCtaagtaaataaaattcaaataaaaaggaAGCTTAAGTTTGTTCTTCTGGTCTCCTCAGATAGTCTTTATATACTCCCATATACCCTTTTATTTCAGATGCTCTTCTGTCTGGTAACAGTTTGGGGGTTTCAGTTACGATGTATCCATAGATTGGCTCAGCAATTTTTATCCAATTatgacatacacacactgtaccACTTTATACCATATTTTCCACCTgttcaaaactgaaaaataactaGCAAAAAAGGTAAATGCTCCAGTTCTCAGAACATACTCCAGCTCTGGTACTCAAGCAACCCACGTTGAgaaccattatccacaaattgagacaacttggaacagtggtgaatcttcccaggagtggccaacCGCCCAAGATTACTCCAAAAATGCATCAATGATTCATCAAGGAGGTCACAAAataacccagaacaacatctaaagaacggCAGGACTCACTTGCCTCATTTAAGGTCTGagctgagcaaaaatggcatccatgggagagttctgAGGCAAAAACCACAGCTgaccaaaaaaagaacacaaaggctcagctcacatttgtcaaaaaaacatcttgatgatccccaagacttttgagataatattctgtggactgacaagacaaagGCTGAACTTTTTGGCAGGTTTACATCCCgttacatctggtgtaaaactaacaACATTTCTTAACAAGAACATtacaccaacagtcaaacatggtggtggtactgtgatggtctggggctgctttgctggttctggacaacttgctgtaactgatggaaccatgaattctgctctaaACCAGAACATCCTTAAGGCAAATGTTCTACCAACAGTATGTAGCCTGATGCTCAAgtgcacttgggttatgcagaaGGACACTGATCTGAGCCACACCAGCAAgagtggcccagtcaaagtctggacttgcAGGTAAgtttggatagttttttttccccttaataaatgaaatcatcacttaaaaactgcattttgtatttacttgggttatctttgtctaatattaaaattttgtggctgatctgaaacatgtaagtgagccaaatgcacaaaaaattaaaaaattgggGGGCTGGGGTACGTTTTCACAGCCTTTCCTTCATATACAGTGGGGGGGAAAGCCAGACTTTAGAAAAGTGCATGTCCTGCAGAACCAGCCAAAAATGTGGGACATTGCCTCAACATGTGGGACGGGGgacaaggaataaaaatgctgtgcagtgcCATAGCATCTGCTCACCCTAGTGGCACTTTGCTTACTTTAGCTATACTAGCATGAGAAAACATACTGTCTGGTTTAGTGGGTTGCTACCTCTGAGGCATTGCTCATAAAGAGCCATACATTCATGATTGAGCAAAACTTCAAGGGACAAATTCCAACAATTGCCGCGTAACGATGCCATCTTTCCATTATGACCCGCTGATCTTCACTCAGCTAAATAAAGGTCATGTGAATACAgttttatcttaaaaaaaaaaaaatgcaattaaggCCATGAGTGCAGCTGACCAGGAACACAAAGGCTTTATGATCAAGACCACTTGTTGTCGGCCATTGATAGATCACGACTGGTTACGTCATCAGAATAACGTGAGGTGAGCAGCACTGCCTTGAGTTTTGGCTTCCCGAGAAGCACGTTTAACTGGCTCTGTGCGCTATTATGTAACATGGCTGATGATCCAGGAGCGAGAGTTCCCTGTGCTTAAATTAGCCCGCTAGCTCTTTGCTTCCTCAGTTACTTCACCTTAATGTTTCGTCCGCGGTCACCGCAAACTTTACCATTTCACTTCCGTTTGCCACTGTACGACCGTTTAGAGTTAACAACcatcctgcccccccccacccccgggGGATGGGAATGGAGACATGATTTCCCCCAGGATTAAACATCACCTCCCTAGCGACCTATTCTGTActatttttacttatataggGTAACAAGCTAATAATAAAGCTAGTTTAGCGTTGTGCTCCTGTCCCACGGCAGGCCCTCCTATCCCCGCACTCACCAGTTGGTCATGTCCAGGAAGAAGGCGCAGCCGGCTGGGTTGAGCTGAAAGCCCAGCAGCCTCTGAAACTCCGAAATAAGGACGTCCTTGTCCGTGGTGCCCATGCAGCTGAACTTCTGCATGAGCTCCGCGTCCACGTCCATGTCCGTGCCCTCCATGGGTGCCGGGTGTCCCGTGGCGGAGACGGGGGGGGGTGGTATGGGGGTCCTCTCTCAATTGAGTCCGAGGCCTTGTTCAGCCATAACAACcagttcaacaacaacaaccgtTAGTGCGCATGGCACGACCAGGGGGACGATGTTTGACGTTGCAACAGCGCGCACGTAGCCCTCCGCCAATCACCTGGTGGGCGTCGACGTCAGCTGTTGCTATTTGTAGCCACCTTTTCATTGGTTTATCAATGAAATCCATGTTTCCCATTTATCAGCTCAGTTTAAAGCGTGGATTGGTATGACTaccaaatataaattaataaataataacaccaAATACAACAATTAAACATATGAATCAGGATCAGTATGttccatgttttattttatgttttctcaCAGTTTAACAATATACCTCTTGTgcctattttttaatttattgccATTCTTAGATTTTTATGTACTAATGTCATTATCCAAAATTCttattttagcttttaaaaatggtaaatgaatACAAAGTTTAGAAAAGTTCTCTTGTTCATTATCATTATATTACTTTGGGTGGGTTAAatgaattaacttttttttgtaaactgcTTTTGACAGCATTTCCTGATGCTAAATATTCTTGGTTGGGAGAAATATTCGTCTTTATTTCCAAAGAACACTgaattgttattttttgtttgggATGCTTGTCACTGTggatatgtatgtatgtagatATATGTATGATGTGGATGATAATGTAGATGTAGATGATGATGAAGTGTGTAAATTGTAGTTACTGTATATAGCTATGCACACAAGGTAAGAAAGGTGTTGTCTAGCTGTTCTACCTTCTTCTTTATTTGGATGACAGCAAAacttatttgttttaatatttgttaatatatttaaaatttttatttgtttgtttcatagTTGGTGATTTTGGTTGTGATTAAGAATATACTTACTTGCAGTGGTAGTACAAATTATACAATGATATTAAGGACCACTaaattttagaaatatatattgtatttttcaTCGATAACATTTTTCACACATCTAACTTTGAAGAGCAATGAATGAGCGCTATATTATGTTTTACACACATTCTGTACATTATTTCCGTAAAtgcttaaattacattttacactgtgctggattttttttttctttaacaatcTAAGCCGGCTGTAACATTAAAACGATGCAACAAACAAACGTGCCATTTTACTGGCAAAAGTGTACTTTCATGCTTTCCTTTTAGTACATTTTGTCTATcatatgaatatgaatgaagGCATTTACTTGTAACTGATAAGTATCAAATTGCTACTTTTACTGCTTTACTTGAAATTTTGGACTGTTAAATAAACCAGTAATGAAAGCAAgaactttattaattttaacacaaacaaaatttaaTTATTGTCATTCACAGTTGACAAGCAAAATAAACCTAATATATGGTTTGAGAAACTGGGTCAACAAGTTAAAGCCAATATAAATCTTTTCGTACGTGCTCATTTCTTACTTAAGTATTGcctgttataaaaataaaatgcttacaaaagaaaaaggaccATATTTTCCACAACACAACTTTAGGCGGAACTAAAGCTGTGTAGGTTACGTATCTTGGCGGAACGCTTATTGGGAACACCGGCGTCGCGCTTTCTGAGGGAGGTCGCTTTGAAACATGCCGAAGTAAGTTTacatataatttgtttttactgacaggtttttccatttatttcgATTAACATTCTCAATAATTGTTTATACTCACATTAAGTGACAAATGGCGGTAAGATAAATTCAGGAAACGAATAATTGGGTTGTGTTCAGGCTAACGCTGTGAGCTGTGTTTGGGCTGTGACTACTTGCTGGAGCGAACCCCTATATAAACGTTAACCGGCAAATATCTGCAGACAGTGAACTCACGCCACCGTGAAACCGAATAGTTCAATCTATTATTGACTTCCAGTTAGAATAACATAACTAGAGTTAtcaaaaaatgtaaactgaAGGACGGTTCGCTGGTTTGTTCTGGAGGTTTCTCACgttttttttaggttaaacTTTTCATCGTTCGTCTATTTAAGGATCTCTTTGTCACGTTGAACACAGAATTACAGTGTATAACGGcttttttgggaaaatatttccatgaaatatttccatgtgtgttGTTCTGATATTCGATTGGAAATCTTGTTGGCGTTGAACATTATTTCACTTCCAAGGTGAACGCCGTAGAGGGGACCATAATGCTGCTAAGTCGCTACAGCTGCAAAGATCATCCTAACAaataagtagaaaaaaaaagtgagcctATTAAAATTTTGTGCTCACTTTATGTTCAGGaaagtaaaatacaaaaattggCATCTTTAGATTGTACTTGTCAACTTAATTGATAGCTTGAAACAGTGAGCCATCTGGCCCCTgatttgttatttttgaaaaataataaagataacATAAAATGTCCTGCATGACAGCAAAAGCACACAGATGTGTGGAAGGTAAATATTTCCTACAGAAAGGAAACTTTTATATAGGGCCTTACGAAGTCTTGCTGGACATTTTCTAACACCAGCACGTGGTAtatgttactttaaaaaaaaaaactgcattcacttctaaaatacatttctaagaAGTGTTTTAGAAGGAATAGTTTGTCTAGAGCATGCCAGATAGTTCCTGGCATATTGCagatacactcactggccacttaaTTAGTAAATGGTTagaccttcagaactgctttaattcttcatggcacagattcaacaaggtgctggaaacattcccagagattttggtccattttgACATGattgcatcacacagttgctgcagatttgtcatctGCAAATGCATAATGCAAGTctctcattccaccacatcccaaaggtgctctatagGATTGAGATGTGGTGATTTTTGGGGAACATTTGAGTTCAGTGAACTCAGTGACATGTTCAAAAATCCAGTTTTGAAATTTGTGACATGGTAtttttatcctgctggaagcagccttcTGAAGGTGGGTACTGTAGTtttaaagggatggacatggtcagcaacaatacttggGTAGGGTGTGGTGTGTCAAACTTATATCTGTTTGCATTAATATGCAGTTGAGCAGActtaaagtggccagtgaatgtATAGGAGTATCAGCCTATATGTTATTGATGTACGGACTGATATTCCCATATATAAAacagatttaataaataataaggaATGAATTGGCCCCACAAAGCTGGAATTGAGGAGAATTATATCACATAGCCGTGATTGCTCAAGCAGTTCTGAATGATCGGCACTGATCATTTTACTTGGCAAGAGCAAGAAAATGGTTTAGAAGGTCTAGATGttttaaccacatttttatATCGGTTATATTTAAAGTTAACCTGAGTCTGTTTAATCCTCAGGTTTTACTGTGACTACTGTGATACCTACCTTACACATGATTCGGTAAGTTTTGTTTGTATCAAATCAAATTGTTGAAAAGCATCAAActgcttgtgtgtgtcttttctaCTCTGGTTAAATATCTGTTGTTTGATTCTGTTTCTATTTAAGCCATCAGTGAGGAAGACCCACTGCAGTGGccgaaaacacaaagaaaatgtgaaagatTACTACCAGAAATGGATGGAGGAGCAAGCTCAGAGCCTGATTGATAAAACAAGTAAGAACATTACTGTCTGTGTCTTGTGTCAAGAGTAAAATTCTTACAGGGTTTGGTTTGAGGGTGAGATTAAGAAATTTCTGACATATTTTGCTGATCTCAAAACATGCTGTGATCAGTGGAGAAACTATTCGGACTCTGAGGCCTTTTGGATACAGCTCACGTGTCCCAACAAGCTCAATTTAAATGTGAAAGTGCCCTCTAGTGGAAGCAACATGATGTTATTTGGTTGTGCATTCAAGCATCCACACGCTTAATGTGGGTGCcacatgctttttcttttccatatttAGTAAGCTGGTTTAGATGCAGACAGTAAAAGCCTGTTACATATCCTACACAGGCATGCTTCTGCACTCGTGGAATATCCAAGCTCTTTGCTTAAACGGTGGACTCTATACACCAGCTTACTCAGGCCCCCTCTGAGATTACAAACCACTAATCCATATATAAAATGCAAAGCTCATGAGTGTCTTTGTCCACTGTGAAGGAATCTGTTGTTTTACAGACTAAATTCTCCTTTGTGCCTTTAAAAATGAGACATGGTTGTTTTTTGGAAGTCATATTTATGTTACATCCTCTCCCATTAAAAAGATCCCATGTGTTTTAGTAACACTAAAATTAGAAAAGTGGGATCTGTGCAAGATTCATATTCTACATTAAAtatctgttctttttttgtgtgtgtgtgttttaatttttcgT
Protein-coding sequences here:
- the ilrun gene encoding protein ILRUN; its protein translation is MEGTDMDVDAELMQKFSCMGTTDKDVLISEFQRLLGFQLNPAGCAFFLDMTNWNLQAAIGAYYDFESPSVNTPSMSFVEDVTIGEGESVPPDTLFTKTWRIQNTGAESWPPGVCLKYIGGDQFGHVNTVMVKSLDPQEISDVSVQMRSPTTPGMYQGQWRMCTATGLFYGDVIWVILSVEVGGLLGVTQQLSSFETEFNTQPQRNVQGDFNPFASPQKNKHDATDNSFRDPGGAWERTQEPIQQDQNGLSHNAVNRASNGLQTNLSVVTYGQGPYPFGQS